A region from the Thalassophryne amazonica chromosome 2, fThaAma1.1, whole genome shotgun sequence genome encodes:
- the LOC117500947 gene encoding gastrula zinc finger protein XlCGF52.1-like: protein MQHLPVKNGDILPDQQDWNPNVHQEDSKHPDVKEEQEKQQLHQVEEAGIIKFPITVVIVKSENEEKPEISQLHQNPTVESKEAKHRASSSTECSTLKTEADGEDCGGSQAVTNSASCNHFQPDTGGKSTNCSEAETDDSYEWKQNMETPSSICHQNYTVSASNQCNITKTQCKSSECGKSFGHMNFLKRHKRIRSSEKPFNCPDCSKRFGQKSHLRNHIRIHTGEKPFVCSECGERFREMGNLNKHMKVHKGEKPFRCSECDRRFGHKGTLNKHMRIHTGEKPFCCYNCSKRFREMGTLNKHMRIHTGEKPFGCSECGKSFRQRGNLNKHMRIHTGQKPFGCSECDKRFRGINDLTKHVRIHTGDKPFSCSQCGERFRQKSHLNSHIGIHTGDKSFSCSNCGDTFRRRDSLNRHMRVHAVKRTFGFSECNTTSRCL, encoded by the coding sequence ATGCAGCATCTACCAGTCAAAAACGGAGACATTCTTCCTGACCAGCAAGACTGGAATCCCAACGTACACCAAGAGGACTCAAAGCATCCagatgtgaaggaggaacaggagAAACAGCAGCTTCACCAGGTGGAGGAAGCTGGTATTATCAAGTTTCCTATCACTGTTGTCATTGTGAAAAGTGAAAATGAGGAAAAACCAGAAATATCACAACTTCATCAAAACCCAACTGTTGAAAGCAAAGAGGCAAAGCATCGAGCCAGCAGCTCAACTGAATGCAGCACACTGAaaacagaagctgatggagaagaCTGTGGAGGATCGCAAGCAGTCACCAACTCTGCTTCATGTAATCATTTCCAACCAGATACGGGTGGCAAGAGTACAAACTGTTCTGaagctgagactgatgacagctaTGAATGGAagcagaacatggaaactccaagtTCGATATGTCACCAAAACTATACAGTGTCTGCAAGTAATCAATGTAATATTACCAAGACCCAGTGTAAGAGCTCTGAATGTGGAAAATCATTTGGCCACATGAACTTTTTGAAACGGCACAAGAGAATTAGATCAAGTGAGAAGCCATTTAATTGCCCTGATTgtagtaaaagatttggacaaaagagccatcTGAGGAATCACataagaattcatacaggagagaaaccatttgtttGCTCAGAGTGTGGTGAAAGATTTAGAGAAATGGGAAATCTAAATAAACACATGAAAGTTCATAAAGGAGAGAAGCCATTTCGCTGTTCTGAGTGTGATAGAAGATTTGGACACAAAggtactctgaacaaacacatgagaatCCATACGGGAGAGAAACCATTTTGTTGCTATAACTGCAGTAAAAGATTTAGAGAAATGGGCACTCTGAATAAACATATGaggattcatacaggagagaaaccatttgggtgttctgaatgtggtaaaagctTTAGACAAAGGGGtaatctgaacaaacacatgagaattcacacgggacagaaaccatttggctgctcTGAATGTGATAAAAGATTTAGAGGAATAAATGATCTGACAAAACATgtaagaattcatacaggagataaaccatttagctgttctcagTGTGGTGAAAGATTTAGACAAAAGAGCCATTTAAATTCCCACAtaggaattcatacaggagataaATCATTTAGCTGTTCTAACTGTGGTGACACATTCAGACGAAGAGACAGTTTGAACCGACACATGAGAGTTCATGCTGTAAAGAGAACATTTGGATTTTCGGAGTGTAACACGACCAGTCGTTGTCTCTAA